From the genome of Pseudomonas yamanorum, one region includes:
- a CDS encoding MFS transporter — MWRTSGWILVGSALILALSLGVRHGFGLFLAPMSAEFGWGRETFAFAIALQNLIWGLAQPFTGALADRFGAAKVVMIGGVLYALGLVFMGLSDSAWSLSLSAGLLIGIGLSGTSFSVILGVVGRAVAPEKRSMAMGIASAAGSFGQFAMLPGTLGLIGWLGWSAALLVLGLMVALIVPLVTMLKDRPLPAVAGQQTLREALGEACSHSGFWLLAFGFFVCGFQVVFIGVHLPSYLVDQHLPASVGTTVLALIGLFNIFGTYTAGWLGGRMSKPRLLTGLYLLRAVVIVIFLWAPVTQTSAYLFGMAMGFLWLSTVPLTNGTVATLFGVRNLSMLGGIVFLFHQLGSFLGGWLGGVVYDRTGNYDLIWQVAIVLSLVAAALNWPVRERPVARLQAQLGGA; from the coding sequence ATGTGGCGCACCAGCGGCTGGATTCTTGTGGGGAGTGCGCTGATTCTCGCGTTGTCCTTGGGCGTGCGGCATGGCTTTGGGCTGTTCCTGGCGCCCATGAGTGCCGAATTCGGCTGGGGCCGTGAAACCTTTGCCTTTGCCATTGCCCTGCAAAACCTGATCTGGGGCCTGGCGCAGCCCTTTACCGGCGCCCTGGCCGACCGCTTTGGTGCGGCCAAGGTGGTGATGATCGGTGGCGTGCTTTATGCGCTGGGCCTGGTGTTCATGGGCTTATCGGATTCAGCGTGGTCGCTGTCCCTGAGTGCCGGATTGCTGATCGGCATTGGTCTGTCGGGAACCTCATTCTCGGTGATCCTCGGCGTCGTGGGCCGCGCCGTGGCGCCGGAAAAGCGCAGCATGGCCATGGGCATCGCCAGCGCCGCCGGTTCCTTCGGCCAGTTCGCCATGTTGCCGGGCACCCTGGGTTTGATCGGCTGGCTTGGCTGGTCCGCCGCGTTGCTGGTGCTGGGGCTGATGGTGGCGCTGATCGTGCCGTTGGTGACCATGCTGAAGGACCGTCCGCTGCCCGCGGTAGCCGGTCAACAGACCCTGCGCGAAGCCTTGGGTGAAGCCTGCTCCCATTCGGGGTTCTGGCTGCTGGCGTTTGGGTTCTTTGTTTGCGGTTTCCAGGTGGTGTTTATCGGCGTGCACTTGCCGTCGTACCTGGTGGACCAGCACTTGCCGGCTTCTGTGGGTACCACGGTACTGGCATTGATCGGCCTGTTTAATATCTTCGGCACGTATACGGCGGGATGGCTCGGCGGGCGTATGTCCAAGCCGCGCCTGTTGACCGGTTTGTACCTGCTGCGGGCGGTGGTGATTGTGATTTTCCTGTGGGCGCCGGTGACGCAAACCAGCGCCTACCTGTTTGGCATGGCCATGGGCTTCTTGTGGCTGTCCACGGTGCCGCTGACCAACGGCACGGTCGCGACCCTGTTTGGTGTCAGAAACCTTTCCATGCTCGGTGGGATCGTGTTCCTGTTCCACCAACTGGGTTCGTTCCTCGGGGGCTGGTTGGGCGGGGTGGTCTATGATCGAACCGGTAACTACGATTTGATCTGGCAGGTGGCAATCGTCCTGAGTCTGGTGGCAGCGGCGCTGAACTGGCCGGTGCGCGAGCGCCCGGTGGCACGTTTGCAGGCGCAATTGGGGGGAGCATGA
- the cobU gene encoding bifunctional adenosylcobinamide kinase/adenosylcobinamide-phosphate guanylyltransferase translates to MLQLILGGARSGKSRLAEKLAADSALSVTYIATSQPLDGEMNARIAHHRERRPSEWGLIEEPIELARVLKENATPNHCLLVDCLTLWLTNLLMLEDPDRLNLEREALLQTLATLPGEIIFVSNETGLGVVPLGELTRRYVDEAGWLHQALAERCQRVVLTVAGLPLTLKGTAL, encoded by the coding sequence ATGCTCCAGTTGATCCTCGGCGGCGCCCGCTCCGGCAAAAGCCGCCTGGCTGAAAAGCTCGCCGCCGACAGCGCCCTAAGCGTCACCTACATAGCGACGAGCCAACCCCTGGACGGCGAAATGAACGCACGCATCGCCCACCACCGCGAACGCCGCCCATCCGAATGGGGCCTGATCGAAGAGCCCATCGAACTGGCCCGTGTCCTCAAGGAAAACGCCACCCCGAACCATTGCCTGTTGGTCGACTGCCTGACTTTATGGCTCACCAACCTGCTGATGCTCGAAGACCCCGACCGTCTCAACCTCGAGCGCGAGGCCTTGCTACAAACCCTGGCCACCCTCCCAGGAGAAATCATTTTTGTCAGCAACGAGACCGGACTGGGTGTCGTCCCGCTGGGCGAATTGACTCGCCGCTATGTCGATGAAGCCGGATGGCTGCATCAAGCCTTGGCCGAACGTTGTCAGCGCGTTGTCCTGACCGTCGCCGGCCTGCCCCTGACTTTAAAAGGTACTGCGTTATGA
- the cobD gene encoding threonine-phosphate decarboxylase CobD, which yields MLEHGGRLRKAALQYGIAEADWLDLSSGLAPWPFPIPDIPLRAWARLPETDDGLEQAACEYYGATHVLPVAGSQAAIQLLPRLRRTGKVGVLSPCYAEHAEAWRRAGYIVREVLEQEVDFFLESLDVLVVVNPNNPTGLSLTPQRLLDWHARLAQRGGWLVVDEAFMDITPQLSLASQAHQVGLIVLRSFGKFFGLAGVRLGFVLAERNLLKLLAEQVGPWAVSGPTRVLGQVCLRDTVGHAQQRLRCESASQRLFDVLERHGLRPQGGCGLFQWMITDRAEQLHEFMAQRGILLRLFVDNSSLRFGLPDTEADWLRLEQALSAYREAS from the coding sequence ATGCTTGAGCACGGTGGCCGCTTGCGCAAGGCGGCGTTGCAATACGGCATTGCAGAGGCCGATTGGCTGGACCTGTCCAGTGGTCTGGCGCCATGGCCGTTTCCGATCCCGGACATCCCGCTGCGGGCCTGGGCGCGCCTGCCTGAAACCGATGACGGCCTGGAACAGGCCGCCTGCGAATATTACGGCGCGACCCACGTACTGCCAGTAGCCGGCTCCCAGGCCGCGATCCAGTTATTGCCGCGACTGCGCCGGACGGGCAAGGTCGGTGTGCTGTCGCCGTGTTACGCCGAACACGCCGAAGCCTGGCGTCGCGCCGGGTACATCGTGCGCGAAGTACTGGAGCAGGAAGTCGACTTCTTCCTCGAGAGCCTCGACGTGCTGGTGGTGGTCAACCCCAACAATCCCACCGGCCTGAGCCTGACGCCGCAACGCCTGCTGGACTGGCATGCACGCTTGGCCCAGCGCGGTGGCTGGCTGGTGGTGGATGAAGCCTTTATGGACATCACCCCGCAGTTGAGCCTGGCAAGCCAGGCCCACCAAGTCGGCCTGATCGTGCTGCGCTCGTTCGGCAAGTTCTTCGGCCTGGCCGGCGTGCGGCTGGGGTTTGTGCTGGCCGAGCGCAATCTGCTCAAGCTGCTCGCCGAACAGGTGGGGCCGTGGGCCGTCAGCGGGCCGACGCGGGTGCTTGGGCAAGTGTGTCTGCGCGATACCGTCGGCCATGCGCAACAGCGGCTGCGTTGCGAGTCGGCCAGCCAGCGTCTGTTTGACGTACTTGAACGCCATGGCTTGCGGCCTCAGGGCGGCTGCGGGTTGTTTCAGTGGATGATCACGGACCGAGCAGAACAGCTGCATGAATTCATGGCCCAGCGCGGCATTCTGTTGCGCCTGTTTGTCGACAACAGCAGCTTGCGTTTCGGCCTGCCTGATACCGAGGCCGACTGGTTACGGCTGGAACAGGCGCTGAGCGCCTACAGGGAAGCCTCATGA
- a CDS encoding SEL1-like repeat protein — MKFRSVSPSVTDSPQVVTAPKRFSLKVALWLLDSPRLGHSPNVKHFAGHLLKQPARAGVVVAQSRLGQLMCRECGNARDRRIGHELLRQAARAGDRTAQRELGQIED; from the coding sequence ATGAAGTTTCGCTCAGTATCACCTTCTGTTACCGACAGCCCTCAGGTTGTTACCGCACCCAAGCGTTTTTCTCTGAAAGTTGCCTTGTGGTTGCTCGACAGCCCACGCCTGGGCCACAGCCCCAACGTCAAACACTTCGCCGGGCATTTGCTCAAGCAACCCGCTCGTGCTGGCGTAGTAGTAGCGCAAAGCCGTCTGGGCCAGTTGATGTGCCGCGAGTGCGGCAATGCCCGCGACCGCCGTATCGGCCACGAACTGCTGCGCCAGGCAGCCCGCGCCGGCGACCGCACCGCCCAGCGTGAACTGGGCCAGATCGAAGACTGA
- the cobT gene encoding nicotinate-nucleotide--dimethylbenzimidazole phosphoribosyltransferase codes for MTDTWWLNPCKAIDTQAHEQALARQQQLTKPAGSLGQLEAVAVQLAGLQGQVKPSVDHLWIAIFAGDHGVVAEGVSAFPQEVTGQMLHNFVAGGAAISVLARQLDAKLEVVDLGTITPTLNLPGVRHLNIGLGTANFVNGPAMTEAQGQLALQAGRDSVHRAIASGAQLFIGGEMGIGNTTAASALACALLDCQVSDLTGPGTGLNAQGVSHKVAVIERALALHAGDRDDALKTLFNLGGFEIAALVGAYLACAQEGVVVLVDGFICTVAALVATRLNPGCREWLLFGHRGAEPGHRHVLQSLNAEPLLELGLRLGEGSGAALAVPLLRLACALHGQMATFAEAAVADRPA; via the coding sequence ATGACCGACACCTGGTGGCTTAACCCCTGCAAAGCAATCGACACCCAAGCCCACGAACAAGCCCTGGCCCGCCAGCAGCAACTGACCAAGCCCGCCGGCTCCCTCGGCCAACTGGAAGCCGTGGCCGTCCAACTGGCCGGCCTCCAGGGCCAGGTCAAACCCAGCGTCGACCACCTGTGGATCGCGATCTTCGCCGGCGACCACGGCGTAGTCGCCGAAGGTGTCTCCGCCTTCCCCCAGGAAGTCACCGGCCAGATGCTCCACAACTTCGTCGCCGGTGGCGCGGCCATTAGCGTGCTGGCCCGTCAACTCGACGCCAAGCTGGAAGTGGTCGACCTCGGCACCATCACCCCGACGTTGAACCTACCGGGCGTACGCCACCTGAATATCGGTCTCGGCACCGCCAACTTCGTCAACGGCCCGGCCATGACCGAGGCCCAGGGCCAACTGGCCCTGCAAGCCGGCCGCGACAGCGTGCACCGCGCCATCGCGAGCGGCGCGCAGCTGTTTATCGGCGGCGAAATGGGCATCGGCAATACCACCGCCGCCAGTGCCCTGGCCTGCGCGCTGCTGGATTGCCAGGTCAGCGACCTGACCGGCCCCGGTACCGGCTTGAACGCTCAGGGTGTCAGCCACAAAGTCGCCGTCATCGAACGCGCCCTGGCGCTGCACGCAGGCGACCGTGATGACGCCCTGAAAACCCTGTTCAACCTCGGAGGCTTTGAAATTGCCGCGCTGGTCGGCGCCTACCTGGCCTGCGCTCAAGAAGGGGTCGTGGTGCTGGTGGACGGCTTTATCTGCACGGTCGCCGCGCTGGTCGCCACGCGCCTGAATCCCGGCTGCCGTGAATGGCTGCTGTTCGGCCACCGCGGTGCCGAGCCTGGCCATCGTCACGTGCTGCAAAGCCTCAATGCCGAACCACTGCTGGAACTCGGCCTGCGCCTGGGCGAAGGCAGTGGCGCCGCGCTGGCAGTGCCGTTGCTGCGCCTGGCCTGCGCGCTGCATGGGCAAATGGCGACTTTCGCCGAAGCGGCCGTGGCGGACCGCCCGGCATGA
- the cobC gene encoding alpha-ribazole phosphatase family protein: MTLHLDLLRHGETELGGGLRGSLDDALTAKGWEQMRGAVVEQGPWDRLVSSPLQRCARFADELGARLNLPVTLEKDLQELHFGAWEGQSAAALMETDADALGLFWADPYSFTPPQGEPVSQFSARVLGAVARLHQAYYGQRVLLISHGGVMRLLLAQARGLPREQLLNVEVGHGGLFSLQVEADGVLREGL; encoded by the coding sequence ATGACTTTGCACCTGGACCTGCTGCGCCACGGCGAAACCGAACTGGGCGGCGGCTTGCGCGGCAGCCTGGACGATGCGCTTACCGCCAAGGGCTGGGAGCAGATGCGTGGGGCGGTGGTGGAGCAGGGCCCGTGGGACCGACTGGTCAGCTCGCCGCTGCAACGGTGCGCGCGGTTTGCTGATGAGCTGGGCGCGCGCCTGAACCTGCCGGTCACCCTGGAAAAAGACCTGCAGGAGCTACACTTCGGCGCCTGGGAAGGGCAGAGCGCCGCAGCCTTGATGGAAACCGACGCCGACGCGCTGGGTCTGTTCTGGGCTGACCCCTACAGTTTCACGCCGCCGCAGGGCGAGCCGGTGTCGCAGTTCTCCGCGCGTGTATTGGGTGCCGTCGCGCGCTTGCATCAAGCCTATTACGGTCAGCGAGTGCTGCTGATCAGCCACGGCGGAGTCATGCGTTTGCTGCTGGCCCAGGCCCGCGGTTTACCTCGTGAGCAACTGTTGAATGTCGAAGTCGGCCACGGTGGCCTGTTCAGCCTGCAGGTCGAGGCCGATGGCGTATTAAGGGAAGGACTCTGA
- the cbiB gene encoding adenosylcobinamide-phosphate synthase CbiB: MSVALLSVAAVALDALLGEPRRWHPLVAFGNFAGRIEQRFNSGGRGWRSHGVTAWVIAVVPLTLLATALSWAPYIGWVLEILALYCALGMRSLGEHVLPVAQALRSDDLDEARKRVSYLVSRQTSELDRTEVARAATESVLENGSDAVFAALFWFVVAGVPGVVLYRLSNTLDAMWGYRNERFERFGWAAAKIDDVLNYIPARLVALTYALLGKTRLALKCWRTQGPTWDSPNAGPVMAAGAGALGVELGGAAIYHGELHQRPQLGEGPPADADSIERGWQLVQRGVWLWLLILCVGAEFYA, from the coding sequence ATGAGTGTGGCCTTGCTGAGTGTCGCTGCGGTGGCGCTGGATGCGCTGCTGGGCGAGCCCAGGCGCTGGCATCCGCTGGTGGCGTTCGGTAATTTTGCCGGGCGTATCGAGCAGCGTTTCAACTCCGGCGGCCGTGGCTGGCGCAGCCATGGCGTTACCGCATGGGTGATTGCGGTGGTGCCGCTGACCCTGTTGGCCACGGCCCTCTCGTGGGCGCCTTACATCGGTTGGGTCCTGGAAATCCTCGCGCTGTATTGCGCCCTCGGCATGCGCAGCCTCGGCGAACACGTGCTGCCGGTGGCGCAAGCGTTACGCAGTGATGATCTGGACGAGGCGCGCAAGCGTGTCAGCTATCTGGTGAGCCGCCAGACCAGCGAGCTGGATCGCACCGAAGTCGCCCGTGCAGCCACCGAATCGGTGCTGGAAAACGGCAGCGACGCGGTATTTGCCGCCTTGTTCTGGTTTGTGGTCGCCGGCGTGCCCGGCGTGGTGCTCTATCGCCTGAGCAACACCCTGGATGCCATGTGGGGCTATCGCAATGAACGCTTTGAGCGTTTCGGCTGGGCCGCAGCAAAGATCGATGACGTGCTCAACTACATTCCGGCGCGCCTGGTGGCGTTGACCTACGCGCTGCTGGGCAAAACCCGCCTGGCCCTCAAATGCTGGCGCACTCAGGGCCCGACCTGGGACAGCCCCAATGCCGGCCCGGTGATGGCGGCAGGCGCTGGTGCCCTTGGCGTGGAGCTGGGTGGCGCGGCGATTTATCACGGCGAGCTGCACCAGCGCCCGCAACTGGGCGAAGGCCCGCCGGCAGATGCGGATTCCATCGAGCGTGGCTGGCAACTGGTGCAACGCGGCGTGTGGCTGTGGTTGCTGATCCTGTGTGTGGGGGCTGAATTTTATGCTTGA
- a CDS encoding adenosylcobinamide-GDP ribazoletransferase gives MLPFWIALQFLSSLPIRLPGMPQPQELGRSLLFYPLVGLLFGLLLWGLNAVLMGAPLLLHAALLLTAWVLLSGGLHLDGLADSADAWLGGFGDRERTLTIMKDPRSGPIAVVTLGLVLLLKFTALVALIEQHNGAALILAPLIGRASMLALFLTTRYVRAGGLGQALADHLPRIVGQQVLILSGLACILIGGFSGGIAVLLAGLCFIGLRQLMVNRLGGTTGDTAGALLELLEVAVLVGLAL, from the coding sequence ATGTTGCCGTTCTGGATCGCCTTGCAGTTTCTCAGCAGCCTGCCGATTCGCTTGCCCGGCATGCCGCAGCCGCAGGAGTTGGGGCGGTCGTTGCTGTTTTATCCGCTGGTGGGGCTATTGTTCGGGCTGCTGCTGTGGGGCTTGAACGCGGTGTTGATGGGCGCGCCATTGCTGCTGCACGCCGCGCTGCTGTTGACCGCATGGGTGCTGCTCAGTGGCGGCCTGCACCTGGACGGCCTGGCCGACAGCGCCGACGCCTGGCTCGGTGGCTTCGGCGATCGCGAGCGCACCCTGACCATCATGAAAGACCCGCGCAGCGGGCCGATCGCGGTGGTCACCCTGGGCCTGGTGCTGTTGCTCAAGTTCACCGCGCTGGTAGCGTTGATTGAGCAGCACAACGGCGCCGCGCTGATCCTCGCACCGTTGATCGGCCGCGCTTCGATGCTGGCGCTGTTTCTCACCACACGCTATGTGCGCGCGGGTGGGTTGGGGCAGGCCTTGGCGGATCATTTGCCACGGATCGTCGGCCAACAGGTACTGATCCTCAGCGGTCTGGCGTGTATCTTGATCGGCGGTTTCAGCGGCGGGATTGCCGTATTGCTGGCGGGCCTTTGCTTTATCGGCTTGCGCCAGCTGATGGTTAATCGCCTCGGCGGCACCACCGGCGACACCGCCGGCGCGCTGTTGGAGCTATTGGAGGTTGCGGTGTTGGTCGGCCTGGCGCTGTAA
- a CDS encoding MarR family winged helix-turn-helix transcriptional regulator has protein sequence MLASQCLCTNLRRAARGVSRHYDGALDGFGINVAQYSLLCNLQRLDQPSISSLADAMGLDRSTLGRNLRVLEGEGLVQLVEGDDLRNRLVLLTEAGNERLAAALPAWEAAQQKLIDKLGAEKRETLLALLDELA, from the coding sequence ATGCTTGCTTCCCAATGTTTATGCACCAACCTGCGTCGCGCCGCTCGTGGCGTCAGCAGGCATTACGACGGCGCTCTCGACGGCTTCGGGATCAACGTTGCCCAGTATTCTTTGCTGTGTAACTTGCAGCGCCTCGATCAACCGAGTATTTCCAGCCTGGCCGACGCCATGGGCCTGGATCGCAGCACGCTGGGGCGTAATTTGCGGGTGCTGGAGGGCGAGGGCCTGGTGCAACTGGTCGAGGGCGATGACCTGCGCAATCGCCTGGTTCTGCTCACCGAGGCAGGTAACGAACGGCTTGCGGCGGCATTGCCGGCCTGGGAAGCGGCGCAGCAGAAATTGATCGATAAGTTGGGCGCCGAAAAGCGCGAAACCCTGTTGGCCTTGCTGGATGAACTCGCTTAA
- a CDS encoding OmpP1/FadL family transporter, whose product MKKVMLKTTLSLAVAMASSHVFASGFALNEQDVAGMGTGFAGRSSSADNASTVYGNPAGMARLEGQQITGGVAAIDASTDIKDAGGRSRGTNKGDMVPFTGVPFGFYTNKLNDQWAVGFGVYAPFGLVTDYERGFQGSGFGSYSKVSVITLQPTVSYAFNDRVSIGFGPTINRISGKLESELTLNPAVPSTNVTIKGDDTAIGFNVGVLVQATDTTRVGLTYHSKVSYKLDGHTEVTAPAPTAGAIGSGRYDASLSIDTPESYDLSVTQDLTDAWKLYGGATWTRWSRLKDITVKNQGVTGANGFLAPSVIGTITEPQNWHDTWAYALGTSYQVTKQVVLRTGLTFDQSPTNNTDRSPRIPTGDRTIFSVGLGYAVMDNMTVDLAYSYLKEEPVKVNKSNALGSYSAKYENSANGFGLGVTYKF is encoded by the coding sequence ATGAAAAAAGTAATGCTCAAGACGACACTTAGCCTCGCCGTTGCAATGGCATCCTCCCACGTGTTCGCGAGCGGCTTCGCCCTCAACGAACAAGACGTTGCTGGGATGGGTACCGGTTTTGCGGGGCGCTCATCATCTGCCGATAACGCAAGCACTGTTTATGGCAACCCTGCCGGTATGGCTCGCCTTGAAGGCCAGCAGATTACGGGTGGTGTTGCAGCCATCGACGCCTCGACCGACATCAAAGATGCCGGCGGCCGTTCCAGGGGCACCAACAAAGGCGATATGGTTCCCTTCACCGGCGTACCGTTCGGCTTCTACACCAACAAACTCAACGATCAGTGGGCTGTCGGCTTTGGTGTCTACGCACCGTTCGGCCTGGTGACTGATTATGAACGCGGCTTCCAGGGCAGCGGGTTTGGCAGCTACAGCAAAGTGTCTGTCATCACCCTCCAGCCGACGGTCAGCTACGCGTTCAACGACCGGGTTTCCATCGGTTTCGGCCCCACCATCAACCGGATTTCCGGCAAGCTGGAATCCGAGCTGACCCTGAACCCTGCCGTGCCTTCGACCAACGTCACGATCAAGGGCGACGATACCGCCATTGGTTTCAACGTCGGCGTACTGGTACAGGCCACCGATACCACCCGCGTCGGCCTGACCTACCACTCCAAGGTCAGCTACAAGCTTGACGGCCACACCGAGGTGACGGCGCCTGCTCCGACTGCCGGCGCTATTGGCAGTGGCCGCTACGACGCCTCGCTGAGCATCGATACGCCAGAGTCTTACGACCTGTCGGTAACCCAGGACCTGACTGATGCCTGGAAACTCTATGGTGGTGCTACCTGGACCCGCTGGAGCCGCCTGAAAGACATCACGGTCAAGAACCAAGGTGTAACAGGCGCCAACGGCTTTCTCGCACCTTCGGTCATCGGCACTATCACTGAACCTCAGAACTGGCACGACACCTGGGCCTACGCCCTGGGTACTTCGTACCAGGTCACCAAGCAAGTGGTACTGCGTACCGGCCTGACGTTCGACCAGTCGCCAACCAACAACACTGACCGCTCCCCACGTATTCCTACTGGCGACCGGACCATCTTCAGTGTGGGCCTGGGTTATGCCGTGATGGATAACATGACTGTCGACCTGGCTTATTCCTACCTCAAGGAAGAGCCGGTCAAAGTCAACAAGTCCAATGCACTGGGTTCCTACAGCGCCAAGTACGAAAACAGCGCCAACGGTTTCGGCCTGGGCGTAACGTACAAGTTCTGA
- a CDS encoding glutathione peroxidase: protein MQMRWLAVPALMVAFGGVAMAADCPPLLEGQLPKLRAKESIDLCQRFAGKPLVIVNTASFCGFAPQFKGLEALYQRYKGQGLEVIGVPSDDFKQEAKTGEETAKVCYVNYGVTFTMTEPQKVRGPDAVHLFKILAQQSSAPKWNFYKYVVDRQGKVIANFSSLTKPDSPDLIKAVEEALASKP, encoded by the coding sequence ATGCAGATGCGCTGGCTCGCAGTACCCGCTCTGATGGTGGCTTTTGGCGGCGTCGCCATGGCCGCCGATTGCCCGCCGTTGCTTGAAGGCCAACTGCCCAAGCTGCGCGCCAAGGAATCCATCGACCTGTGCCAGCGCTTCGCCGGCAAGCCGCTGGTGATCGTCAACACCGCCAGCTTCTGCGGTTTTGCGCCGCAGTTCAAAGGGCTTGAGGCCTTATACCAGCGCTATAAGGGCCAGGGGCTGGAGGTGATAGGCGTGCCGTCCGATGACTTCAAGCAGGAAGCCAAGACCGGGGAGGAGACGGCCAAGGTTTGTTATGTGAACTATGGCGTGACCTTCACCATGACCGAGCCACAGAAGGTTAGGGGCCCGGACGCGGTGCATCTGTTCAAGATCCTGGCGCAGCAGAGCAGTGCGCCGAAGTGGAATTTCTACAAGTACGTGGTGGACCGCCAGGGCAAGGTGATCGCCAATTTCTCCAGCCTGACCAAGCCGGATAGTCCGGACCTGATCAAGGCGGTGGAAGAGGCGTTGGCTTCTAAACCCTGA
- a CDS encoding cobyric acid synthase, whose product MSTLMVQGTTSDAGKSTLVTALCRWLVRQGIPVVPFKPQNMALNSAVTAEGGEIGRAQAVQAQAANLAPHTDMNPVLLKPNSDTGSQVIIHGRAVTTMNAVAYHDYKAIAMQAVLASHARLSAAYPVVMVEGAGSPAEINLRANDIANMGFAEAVDCPVLLIADINRGGVFAHLVGTLELLSPTEQARVKGFIINRFRGDIALLQPGLDWLEARTGKPVVGVLPYVMDLHLEAEDGIDQRQIDKAAQVLKVVVPVLPRISNHTDFDPLRLHPQVDLQFVGPGQAIPAADLIILPGSKSVRSDLAYLRANGWDTAVARHLRYGGKVLGICGGLQMLGEQVHDPLGLEGPCGSSVGLGLLAFSTTLEEEKQLRNVRGRLLLEDAEVSGYEIHAGVTSGAGLVRAAVQLDDGRRDGAQSEDGQILGTYLHGVFEAPAACSALLRWAGLEDVQEVDYHGLRERDIERLADLVERHLDTGLLRSLCGV is encoded by the coding sequence ATGAGTACCTTGATGGTGCAGGGCACCACATCCGACGCGGGCAAAAGCACGTTGGTGACCGCGCTGTGTCGCTGGTTGGTGCGCCAGGGCATACCGGTGGTGCCCTTCAAACCGCAGAACATGGCACTCAACAGCGCCGTGACTGCCGAAGGCGGCGAAATCGGCCGAGCGCAGGCGGTGCAGGCCCAGGCGGCGAACCTGGCGCCCCACACCGACATGAACCCGGTGCTGCTCAAACCCAACAGCGACACGGGCTCCCAAGTGATCATCCACGGGCGCGCCGTGACCACCATGAATGCCGTGGCTTATCACGATTACAAAGCCATCGCGATGCAAGCGGTGCTGGCCTCTCATGCGCGGTTGAGTGCGGCTTACCCGGTGGTGATGGTCGAGGGCGCGGGTTCGCCGGCCGAGATCAATCTGCGGGCGAACGACATTGCCAACATGGGCTTTGCCGAAGCGGTGGACTGCCCGGTGCTGCTGATTGCCGACATCAATCGCGGCGGGGTGTTTGCGCACCTTGTGGGCACTCTGGAATTGTTGTCACCCACCGAACAGGCGCGGGTCAAAGGTTTCATCATCAATCGCTTTCGCGGCGATATCGCGCTATTGCAGCCGGGGTTGGATTGGCTGGAAGCGCGTACAGGCAAACCGGTGGTGGGGGTGTTGCCGTATGTGATGGATCTGCATCTGGAGGCTGAGGACGGTATCGACCAGCGCCAGATCGACAAGGCGGCGCAAGTGCTCAAGGTGGTGGTGCCGGTATTGCCGCGGATCAGTAATCACACGGATTTTGATCCGTTGCGGTTGCATCCGCAGGTGGATTTGCAGTTTGTGGGGCCGGGGCAGGCGATTCCTGCGGCGGACCTGATTATTTTGCCGGGCTCGAAGAGTGTGCGCAGTGATTTGGCGTATTTGCGGGCCAACGGGTGGGACACGGCGGTGGCTCGGCATCTGCGTTATGGCGGGAAGGTGTTGGGGATTTGTGGTGGGTTGCAGATGCTCGGGGAGCAGGTGCATGACCCGCTGGGGCTGGAAGGGCCTTGCGGTTCGAGTGTGGGGTTGGGGTTGTTGGCGTTCAGTACGACCCTGGAGGAGGAGAAGCAACTGCGTAACGTGCGGGGGCGGTTGTTGCTGGAGGATGCCGAGGTGAGTGGGTATGAGATCCACGCGGGCGTTACCAGTGGCGCTGGTTTGGTGCGGGCTGCGGTGCAGTTGGACGATGGGCGTCGGGATGGGGCTCAGAGTGAGGATGGGCAGATCCTTGGGACCTATTTGCATGGGGTGTTTGAGGCTCCGGCGGCCTGTAGTGCTTTGTTGCGTTGGGCCGGGTTGGAAGATGTGCAAGAGGTGGATTATCACGGGTTGCGGGAGCGGGATATTGAGCGGTTGGCGGATTTGGTAGAGCGGCATTTGGATACGGGTTTGTTGCGTTCGTTGTGTGGGGTTTGA